GTGTTGCCTgaatcaaaaatgcattttgtaatgTGTAAAACAGGAAGATCAGAGGCCTCACTGTGGAGCTGACGTATACTCGTAGTCACATTTGTTAAATGtgaagcacacatttaaattataaccaGGGTATTATTAAATAAACCTCAAACAAGAAGATCATCTAACCCTTCTAACCTTGAAGTAGTCAAAGATCAGAGTAATGCATACAGCTGAGAGGCAGagtttactgattttaaaaaagttgtAAGCAAAAAAAATCCCTGCAGACCACTGATTTAATTGTTAATACTTTATCTGTCATGTTTATATCTCTTTATACAAACGATTTTAGACAGACCTCATTAACACATAAACATACTGATGaggtcttttgttttggttcatgtTAGTAACCAGGTTGGTTGTTGATGTCCTCATACCTCAGCATGTCCCTCACTGAGGACATataatgtgtgtctgttgagTGGTAGATTATAACGGTGAACGGTAGGGAGGCGGTGGCAAGTAcggagaaaaggagcaaatgcAGGGTCGTAGTCGTCGGAGTAGTCCAGGGTGAATTTACCAATACAGAgattacagggatacatgataaacaaaccaaagcacacgaacgcaaacaggggaagcaggctataacagagactaggaaatAACGCATGGAGGTAAGGAAAAGCAAAGGGTTAAGATAACACacggggtaaaaaaaaaaacaaaaaaaaaccccgaagGCTTCGAAAAAGAGACGAgctttcaaacacatccatacaACGAACAGCAAAAACACGGGGCCTCAgtcagggtttaaatacatgaacttaacaaggctaAAAATGAAGAACAGGTGTGGGAAACCAAACTACGGAATAGAACCAAGTatacctgctcctcattgtgtcgttaACATGCATGTTTAAGTGTCGTTTAGGTGTTCGTTGCCGATGTTTGAGtccatctgtgtgcatgtttaattgTGAATGTTACATAAAATAAGTATAGTCTTATATTACACGCGACTCGTCCCGTCATCCTTCTTAAAATCTCCAGCGTTATAAGTAGTATAGTTTCTGAGGAGGAAGCAAtagaacagtgacagaattaattttaaataaaggtatccacaaagacctcatagaaattatatatatatatatatatatatatatatatatatatatatatatatatatatatatatatatatatatatgtatatgtatatatatatatatatatatatatatatatatatatatatatatatatataattaattatttttttttcaattttagttGGAAGTCTCTGAGCCACAGAAGTCTTGAGTGTAATTATGACAGTGTGACATTGTAATCTGTACTGATGATCAGTGGTACAATGGTGTTATAACTGACAACATCTCCCAGGGAATTTCATACAGTGACTTACAGAAGGTGcagaacaaaccaaaccaagactaaaactaagactaaaacacagtagagaaacaaaatgatcaacTTCAATATGAAGCCGTTTCTTACATGGATGTTTGTCAGGCCTTTCCGATACAGGAGAGTCCAAAGACGTGTATAGATCAGTGACTGCATGTGCAGAaggagtcaccatcaagtgcaaaTATGAGGATGAATACAACACCAAcctgaaatatttctgtaagAATGTAACAGATCAGTCAGGCTTagatcaaataacaacaaatccaaacaatAATTGGACTCATAAAGACAGATTCTCAATTTGTGATAACAGAAGTGTAGGATTCTTCAGTTTATTTATCAGAGAGCTGAGTctaaatgacactggaacatacCAGTATGATGTTAATGTATCTGATTAACTGCATAACTACACTGAAGTGAAGCTCAATGTAACAGCAGGTTAGTAGCATGTAACATACAGTTTTGCCAAAATCACTTCATCAATTAAAGCTTtcagaaataataacaattttgccaaactgcacttttgtaaatcatcctggataagagcatctgctaaatgccgaagatataaatgtatacaggTTAAGATAAACTTGTTACTTTCATAGGTTTGTAGCTATAAGGTAAGTGAGACTGATACAGATCTGATCTCTGAAGCATTCCTAAAGTGACATATTTCCCTTTTATTAACATAGTAAATCctagaacaaaagaaacattaagaactattaataaatgcaaacctgaatgtgtatgattgaCAGACTCATGCCGTGGTAAGACCATCAATGCCTATGTAGGAGAAACTGTGAACATCAGCTGCCGTTACCCAGAATCCCACAGGAGTGAACCCAAGCTTTTCTGCAAGAGACTGGACACTGGTGGCTGTAATTATATAGGATCGGTgaataaaacaggaaaaccagaaactaaaaaaaacatatcattGTATTAtgacaaagaaaaggaaaacttGAATGTGACTATAAGATATGTAACAGTGCAGGACTCTGGTGAATACTGGTGTGGAACTACATCAGACTGGACAACTGATCATGGACTCAAGATTTATAGTACACAGATCTACCTGCAAGTTGTAggtgagtaaataacaaaatctgtataatgctttattgttttgacaATGCAGAGGCAGCATCTATACATCATTCTAAATTGCTTAATCAAAAAACTATTTTAGCAAATCCTAGAGAGTCCAGAATCAGTTGATGCTGTTTAGATGACAGGAACTAAGCAAATGTTTTTATCCTTGGGTAGTAAAGGCTGTAAAGTAGTCTAGTGCCTGTAGGTAGCCAAGGCTGTAGTCTAGTGTCTGTAGGTTACCTGGAGACTGTAAAATAGTCTAGTGTCTATGGGTAGACAAGGCTGTAAATTTGACTAGTGTCTGTTTGTCGCcaagtgtcttttgtgtgttttatttgttcactgCCCTCCCAACCCATATGACTGATCAACAATATTATAACTGTCTAAATGAGTAGAGTCTGAATTAGCTGTTGAACATTGTTACACTTCCCATCTAATTTACAGCActaaatttgttttcaaatttaCAACCACCAGCACCAAAATGCAGAgtttaaaagcaaacacaaatagtgttttttttttctatttaaccAGAAAGTCCAGTTTCAGCCTCATCACCACATTCAGATCTGTATGTCCAGATGTGAGTGTAGCATGTATCTGTATGGTATCCTACAATGATGACAGCCTGAACTAAATTCACTCCCCATAATTAAAACtactcttttccttttttgcttcTCGTCTCCCCACAGACCCTGCCAGTAACCAAGCAGATTCTGTCTACCAGAGTCTGAATCTTGCCAACAACCAATGAGATTCAGTCTACCAGAGTCTGAACACAGCCATTAATGTCACTTATCCTTATGCTCCAAAccataaataaatggataaaatattacaatttaattcaaatattaGGCTGACGTATATACAATAGATCGGAATCATTTTAATCCTGAATttaaacatatacaaataacataaaaatatgtgATTTCTGTACATGTTAACTGtatgttttcagttattttgctATATGCTTTTGGTTTGTTGATGTGATGTTTTCATAGCTTATTTGTGGCCTTTTGGCACCCTGCCTTCTTTCATATTTATAGGGCAAAATATGCATATCCTTAGATTccttgtaaacaaaaaaaaaaaaaaattatatatatatatatatatatatatatatatatatatatatatatatatatatatatatatatatatatataaattgtattCCCTTGTACTGTTGtattattgcttttttattcaaataatatatattttatctattcacatttttctttatatgcAATTGTCAGACATTCTTATCCAGtgaaatttacacatttatcagtatgacagtttGTGATCACTGGGactcaaacccatgaccttggtatTGCTCATTGCTTTACCTGCTATACTGTGTACTAACCTTTAGATACGAAATAGTTTAATAATATATAGTAACATTTGACTAAAttattgaacatttattttggtgtgTGATAATAGCTActgtaattaaacattaaataaaaacagaatattgTTTGTtgaattttgtgcattttagtgTGTTACTGAGCAGTAATGAGTAAGTGACTCTGGACAATCTCCTCCATGATCTCCATCTAAGAATACAAATGGAATTGAACCACAAAAGGGTGCATTGCACATAATGACCTTATTCTTCAAATTTGCATACAAAAAGGGCCCAGCTCTAACTGATTATTGATACAGATCAAACAGTTTATATAACTGAAGCACTGATTATTAAGAGTGAGGtgtgcaaaattattattattatttcctgaTTTTCCATGATATTTTGAATATGTCATATTTGCAACAGTTTTGATCATTTAAACAGAAACCCAGTATTTCAATCTGTTACACCATGTGCTATTACTCTCAAACATATTCATACCAGATAAAAGtttatcatacatacatatttgtcAAAGGTGAACATGATGAGGAATGATACCTTCACAGAAATTTGTATACATGGATTTTCCTTGTTGATCATATTTGATCATATGTACCTTTCCATGAATAAGAGCCAATAGGAAAAGGGCCAATCTGGAATATTACAAGGGGTTATTATTTACAGCCAAATAAACATACTGTTTGAAACAGATTCTAACAGCTTGGTGTCAGAAACTGGGATACTACGCAAGTAAGTGACACCCCatttaatgtgtcttcttcctgctcagtatctctgtgcttaaattttgtttaaattcagtttaggaGCATTTTTGTCTCTAATAAGGCTGATGAAGTCTTTTCTGTTGGCACGAGCTGAATGCTGAATTCTGTACGTATTTGTTATCCTGCCTGCTGATAGGGCGGAAGAAGTCTCATCTGTTGGCATGAGCTGAAttttgtgtacactgtgtaatGAATTGTTATCCTGTCTGAGACTTATTGAAACACAATTTACTATTTATTGGTGAACCCTCCCTCCACTGTACCTATTTGAGTGCTCTTTGTATAGTTGTAGACTTCTTGTGATTTTTGCTGGGTGACCCATGGGATCTGGTGTTAGTTACATAAAACCCAAAAAAGGGGGAAACCCAGAATAATTGGATATCCCGGTGTGGTCTGGGCTCACATTGTGATCCGTACATGGATTGTCTGGCTGGTTGGGCTGAATATGCTGGGTTTAGACACTATCCATGTACAGGCTCGTTTGAATGGGAGTTTATAGTCCTCAgtgctatgtttatttatgagggATATGGGGACCATAGCTGGGATTTTCAATATATGAAGAATTCATGGCAGGCCTGGAGTAAGGCCAAGCTGGTGTGGGACAAGGAGCATGGTGTAAAACCAAATAATATGCCTGGgtctgaaataaacatttttactgcCAATTAGCTGAAAGGATCCCCTCCTCTGCTTGTGAAGCGTGCACTGATAAGACAGGCTCATGTtcaggcagatgtttctgtgtcGCAGGCCACAGCTGAGAGGGTGGCTTatggaggaggagcagatggCAAGCCTGCACCCACCCTCTATCCTAACCTCGCCtctctacagcagggtgagacttTGGAGCATAGCTCTGAATGACGATCCATTCCGAACCAAATATCTCTATGTTTACAGGCATACTGGGCCAGCCTAGCAACACAGCAGACCATTCTATACTTCCTGAGCTGGAAGACATCCATAAATCTATGTGGGCCGCCCATAGGAAtgatgtggggtttatagattgTTCTCCCTACAAGGCTCGACTCAAGCATGGCACccctgtttactgtaaacagtatctgctatctcctgaaaaagaagcaggtctGTCATCTATCATTGACTCCCTGCTTGCCCAAGGCATTAtcattcccactgtgtcacCCTACAATACACCTGTAAACCTGGTGTGTAAACCAGTCGGTAAGGGGTGGAGATCTACACAAAATCTCAGGTGCATTAATGATATAGTAGTTCCTATAGTGCCACTGGCGCCTGATGTGTCTGCTATTTAAACCAAAATACCTGCACAACATCACTATTTCACTGTTATAGATAtttgctctgcctttttctctgtacCAATCCACCCAGACAGCCAACCACTCATCGCATTTATATTTCAGGGTAGGCAATACACATGGTGCCAGCTCccccagggcttcctggactccccggctgtgttctctgctgtCGTAAGAGACACATTGGCGTCCAGGGGCCATCCTGAGGACTGTGATATTATCAGTTATGCAGACAACATCCTTTTGTCCTCAACAATGGAAGAGCGCTGCTTGATGGGATCTTGCTCACTACTGAAACATCTGGCTTCATGCAATTTTAAGCTTTCACCATCTAAACTCCAGTTGTGCAAACCATCTGCCATCTATCTGGGTTTCCTGCTGTGTGCTGGTGAATGCTGCCTCTCTGATGACCCTCGGGCAGTCATACATGACtgcccaacacaaaacaagccaTGCTGAGTTTCCTGGGTCTGGTTAACTACTGCCACCAATGGGTGCCAGATTCTTCCTTTCATCATAAAGTCCTCAGGGAGGGCTGTGGAAAAGACTGTCCTGTTACATTGGTCTGGACTGAACTCAGGTCTCACTCATTTAGGTCTCTGAAATCTGTCTTGTGCTTTGCTCCAGAGCTTGGCCTGCTAAACTATAATCTGCTCTTCCACCTTTATGTTTCTGAAAATGGCTCCACAGCTGTGGGCATCCTGGCCCAGGAGCACAGTGACAGTTATCGCCATGTGGCCTACTTTTCCAAAACTTTTGATTCGGTCGTTCAAGGCACACATGACCCTGAGTTCGCCTGCTAGTCTGTTACAATCGCTTTTGACATTGCTAAATCATTCTGCTGACTCTGTGCCCCATGACTGCATGGAGGCTATCCATGCGTCCTCGAGCATGGACTCTGATCTCTCTAGCATGCTGCTTGAAGGcggctatcacatttttgtagataCCTCATGTTTTAAACCTTCTGACTCCGAATTTCCCTGTGGTTATTTTGTCTGCTCTCTGCCTAATCTCATTTGGGAGGCTTACTCTATCCCTTACAGATCTGTACAAGCAGCAGACCAGGGCCTGTCATCTATTCCAggatcaggttgtcaccatATACACTGATTCCAGTTATGTGTTTGGGGTTGCTCATGACTTCAGTAAGATTTGGCACTCCAGGCTGTTCCGCATCTCAGATGGTAAGCCCATTTCTAATTCAGGACTACTGTATgcacttttgtctgcatgtacactaccagctcgGCTGGTTATCgtaaaggtcaagggtcatgacaCAAGCTCTGAATCTGACACGGCCACTTGCAATGCCTTAGCAGACGAGGTTGCATGTTGGTCAGCTGTTAATGCCCCCTCATGTCCATACGCTGTATTGTCGACATGTGAAGCTGTCTTCATGTTTTCTTATTGCTTGGTGCTGACTTTACGCACATGCCACTTTGTGGTTAGGTGAAGTACCTGCTAGTGATTGTAGACAGTTTTCCAAGTGGACTGAAGTgtttccttgttctaaggaaGATGCCCGCAATGTAGTTAAAATCCTAGCCAATGAGATAATACCGAGGTACGGTGTGCCACGGGTAATAGATTCAGATCAGGGACCCTGCTTCATTTCTAAGGtaactcagaaactatgcacctacctaactatcgactggaagtttcacatcccttatcatcctcagtcatctggTATTGTTGAGAGAATGAATCCTACCTTGAAATAAAGGTTAACAAAGGccatgatggaaacaggaaagaagtggaTAGATCTACTGCCAGCATTGTTTTGTGAGATCAGAATGACCCCCAAATGCCACCACTATATTGTCACCATTTGAGGTCATTTTTGGTAGACCATTTACCACCCCATGGGTCAGAGGTaacccaggtgtttctcattcaggtgacatggacATGATCCTGGCAGACTACAGCCAAATGTTGAttgagaaattgaacagtgtgcatggtgactcttgctctccctcttaCCACAGACAACCCTACTCATCCATTTATTCCAGGTGACACAATTCTGGTCAAATCATTGAATCCTCGGAATGTTGGTGAAGCTGCATACGGACCCCCAACAACCGTGATTGCGGTGAGGCAAACCCCTGTGCTAACATAGGGATCAGCACAGTGGATACACGCCAGCCGGCTGAAGAAATCACCAGTAGCTGACGCGTCCAACAAGACAAATGCaccttaacacattcacatatagtacaaaatttgttatatgatttcatgctgGGGGGCTGCCCCTCGGCTGCACCACATATCAAAGAAGTACTCCTTGGCCCTGTTGAAGTAAATACACTTTAGCATTATACTATAAATTGATAGATATCCTATCTGCCTACTAACATCCTTTGCAGACTCTttgttcctttctctccttgttttcctgataaTTGCCTGCAAAAACTTATTGTACTAATAATGGGCCCCTGTTTATTGCCATTCTTGTGTTCTTTCATAACTCGCATCTCTACCTCTGTGATGAATCATGCTAATGCTGCCTTGGCGCCTGCGTatgagaaaggtctatatact
The sequence above is a segment of the Electrophorus electricus isolate fEleEle1 chromosome 16, fEleEle1.pri, whole genome shotgun sequence genome. Coding sequences within it:
- the LOC118242612 gene encoding CMRF35-like molecule 9, with amino-acid sequence MKILLILTLHLISDSCRGKTINAYVGETVNISCRYPESHRSEPKLFCKRLDTGGCNYIGSVNKTGKPETKKNISLYYDKEKENLNVTIRYVTVQDSGEYWCGTTSDWTTDHGLKIYSTQIYLQVVDPASNQADSVYQSLNLANNQ